In one Bartonella grahamii subsp. shimonis genomic region, the following are encoded:
- a CDS encoding folate-binding protein: protein MIEKQNAICLKNRGLIQITGEEATDFLQSLITTDVKKISPQELFPGALLSPQGKVLADFLIGKKEDGYLIDIRMPLADTLHQRLLLYKLRKKVEITQPLQEPVTVSLNNESDTLNFDSSFVDKRFPQQEKIIRIYGKKPFLTSEYHDIWNQLRIRYAIAESGQDYEVGKVFPHDINYDQINGLAFNKGCYIGQEIVSRMHHHRAARRRIFIVKGQCELTPQSSIEAGTKVLGYLGTCVENEALALMRIDHVKDSMDHNIPFTVKNIPVTINIAENMNFTFPENTIENTHG, encoded by the coding sequence ATGATTGAAAAACAAAATGCCATTTGCTTAAAAAACCGCGGGCTTATTCAAATTACAGGCGAAGAAGCAACAGATTTTCTACAATCCCTGATCACGACAGATGTAAAAAAAATCAGCCCACAGGAACTTTTCCCTGGAGCCCTTTTATCCCCACAAGGAAAGGTTCTTGCTGATTTTCTTATCGGAAAAAAAGAAGATGGTTACCTGATTGATATCAGGATGCCTTTAGCTGATACGCTTCACCAACGCCTGTTGCTCTATAAGCTGCGTAAAAAAGTAGAAATTACACAACCATTACAAGAGCCTGTTACAGTTTCTTTGAATAATGAATCAGATACTTTAAATTTTGATTCAAGTTTTGTTGATAAACGCTTCCCACAACAAGAAAAAATAATACGAATCTATGGCAAAAAACCTTTTTTGACTTCAGAATATCATGACATATGGAATCAATTGCGTATCCGTTACGCAATTGCAGAAAGTGGTCAAGACTATGAAGTTGGCAAAGTCTTTCCTCATGATATTAATTACGATCAAATCAATGGACTTGCATTCAATAAAGGATGTTATATTGGACAAGAAATTGTTTCACGAATGCATCACCACCGTGCAGCACGTCGCCGTATTTTTATTGTAAAAGGCCAGTGTGAATTAACCCCTCAATCTAGCATTGAAGCAGGAACAAAAGTGCTTGGCTACTTGGGAACATGTGTAGAAAATGAGGCTCTCGCTTTAATGCGTATTGACCACGTCAAAGATTCTATGGACCATAACATCCCCTTTACTGTAAAAAAC
- a CDS encoding dihydroorotase: MFKTFDTIFKGATLVNHDGRSKRDIGVTNGRIAEIGDLTCASASEVIDCTGLHILPGIIDSQVHFREPGNEYKEDLESGSYSAVLGGVTAVFEMPNTNPLTTSEETLSDKVKRGFHRMHCDFAFWVGGTRENACELSELERLPGAAGIKVFMGSSTGDLLVDDDESVRLILKNTRRRVAFHSEDEARLKERKILRIEGDASSHPIWRDEVAALKCTQRLVKIAHETKARIHVLHLSTAEEIDFLKKHKDVATIEVTQHHLTLTADDYKELGTLIQMNPPIRESHHREALWYGVQQGIIDVLGSDHAPHTLEEKLQPYPSSPSGMTGVQTTAAIMLTHVNAGKISLERFVDLTSHGPSRIFGISCKGRLAVGYDADLTIVDLKREEIITNSLIGSRAGWTPYDGQKVKGWPVGTIIRGMRVMWEGEIVTPSQGEPVKFMETLV; this comes from the coding sequence ATGTTTAAAACATTTGATACAATTTTTAAAGGTGCAACACTTGTGAATCATGATGGAAGAAGCAAGCGTGATATTGGTGTTACAAATGGTCGTATTGCTGAAATAGGTGACCTTACATGTGCATCGGCTAGTGAGGTCATTGATTGTACGGGACTTCATATTTTACCAGGAATTATTGATAGCCAAGTGCATTTTCGTGAGCCAGGAAATGAATATAAGGAGGATTTGGAAAGTGGCTCGTATTCTGCTGTGTTAGGGGGTGTTACGGCAGTTTTTGAAATGCCTAATACCAATCCATTGACAACATCAGAAGAAACATTAAGCGATAAGGTTAAACGCGGATTTCATCGAATGCATTGTGATTTTGCATTTTGGGTTGGAGGAACACGTGAAAATGCCTGTGAACTCTCTGAGTTAGAAAGACTTCCTGGGGCGGCTGGAATTAAAGTCTTTATGGGGTCCTCTACTGGTGATCTTTTGGTTGATGATGATGAAAGTGTACGCCTTATTTTGAAGAATACACGCCGTCGTGTAGCTTTTCATTCTGAAGATGAGGCGAGGCTCAAAGAGCGTAAAATATTGCGTATTGAAGGCGATGCATCGTCACATCCAATTTGGCGTGATGAAGTTGCAGCATTAAAATGTACCCAGCGTTTGGTAAAAATTGCCCATGAGACGAAGGCGCGGATTCATGTGTTACATCTTTCGACAGCAGAAGAAATTGATTTTCTAAAAAAACATAAGGATGTTGCAACAATTGAAGTGACACAACATCATTTGACTCTCACGGCTGATGATTATAAGGAACTTGGTACATTAATTCAGATGAATCCGCCTATTCGTGAGTCGCACCACCGTGAAGCTCTTTGGTACGGTGTTCAACAAGGGATTATTGATGTCCTAGGCTCAGATCATGCACCTCATACTCTTGAAGAAAAACTTCAACCTTATCCCTCTTCACCTTCAGGAATGACAGGGGTGCAAACGACAGCAGCAATTATGTTGACACATGTGAATGCAGGAAAAATATCTCTTGAACGTTTTGTTGATCTTACTTCACATGGCCCTAGTCGTATTTTTGGTATAAGCTGTAAAGGGCGCCTTGCTGTGGGGTACGATGCTGACTTGACCATTGTTGATCTTAAGAGAGAAGAAATTATTACGAATAGCTTAATTGGTTCGCGTGCCGGTTGGACACCTTATGATGGTCAAAAAGTTAAAGGTTGGCCTGTTGGGACTATTATCCGTGGTATGCGCGTTATGTGGGAAGGTGAAATTGTCACACCTTCACAAGGAGAGCCTGTTAAATTTATGGAAACTTTGGTGTAA
- a CDS encoding TIGR02301 family protein, with translation MRNKLRKIIILIFFVISMPTFAQQSPPYEKKLLRLAEILGSLHSLQNLCEPPTNQWYDYMNALIEAEHPISQRRAYFYEAFNEAYRAFSENYHHCTQAAIEANQRYIEEGRILSENLLMHYK, from the coding sequence ATGCGTAATAAATTGAGAAAAATCATTATTTTAATATTTTTTGTCATTTCAATGCCAACCTTTGCGCAACAATCTCCACCTTATGAGAAAAAATTACTTCGCCTCGCAGAAATTTTGGGATCCTTGCATTCTCTCCAAAATCTTTGCGAGCCTCCAACAAACCAATGGTATGATTATATGAATGCACTGATTGAAGCAGAACACCCTATTTCACAAAGACGTGCTTATTTTTATGAAGCGTTTAATGAAGCGTATCGTGCTTTCTCAGAAAATTATCATCATTGTACACAAGCAGCCATTGAAGCCAATCAAAGATACATTGAGGAAGGAAGAATCCTATCCGAAAACCTCCTCATGCATTATAAATAA